The following proteins come from a genomic window of Paramisgurnus dabryanus chromosome 19, PD_genome_1.1, whole genome shotgun sequence:
- the tekt2 gene encoding tektin-2 — MATLSTKPSLRYSVSDWVTNNKQIFETAEHKRNISHDLRQEGRVLRNETANKTNWDNYDSSRRLSDRINDVTRWKENLKACAQEVDAEMEALTLSKQETERALAATVLPLEVTAECLTLREGRRGKELVSDPVEAELKKEVEVIDGAQRVLQQCIDQAFEQLCRLQEARQQLTIDLQDKIEALEVDMSCLSLTIQSPEISLKPNPTRVPLGSTTPQQWEQFSRYNVARAKDEMHTSMQIRENSSLTRAQVQNDLEAQHKAVEFALRKRTHHQEQANQELQWQLKTTQDEIVELEKDINGLEDDMKAKTAPLQLVHTRLENRTKRPGMDLCRDEVQFGLVDEAKQLEATILALKQKLAQARHSLLSLKQHEAQMMENLSRKQDALSLEQRSSQTRQRLNVVAQSERLSSAVVPLTNSSGRHKLDLA; from the exons ATGGCCACACTGAGCACGAAGCCAAGTTTACGTTACAGTGTTTCTGACTGGGTGACCAACAATAAACAGATCTTCGAAACGGCTGAGCACAAGCGAAACATTTCACACGATCTACGCCAGGAAGGAAGGGTTCTTCGCAATGAGACTGCAAATAAG ACAAACTGGGATAACTATGATAGCAGCCGGCGATTGAGTGACAGAATCAATGATGTCACACGTTGGAAAGAAAATCTCAAAGCCTGTGCACAGGAAGTGGATGCAGAAATGGAGGCTCTTACTCTG TCAAAGCAGGAGACCGAACGTGCCCTGGCAGCCACCGTTCTGCCCCTTGAGGTCACAGCCGAGTGCTTGACCCTGCGGGAAGGTCGCCGTGGAAAGGAGCTGGTCAGTGACCCGGTGGAAGCCGAGCTTAAGAAAGAAGTTGAGGTGATTGATGGAGCACAACGGGTCCTTCAGCAGTGCATCGATCAGGCTTTTGAGCAACTGTG TCGCCTACAGGAAGCACGCCAGCAGCTGACCATTGACCTTCAGGATAAAATCGAAGCTCTTGAGGTGGACATGTCGTGCTTGTCTCTCACAATACAGTCACCAGAGATCTCCTTGAAGCCCAACCCCACTAGAGTTCCTCTAGG TTCCACAACACCCCAGCAGTGGGAGCAGTTCAGCCGCTACAATGTTGCCCGTGCAAAGGACGAGATGCACACTTCTATGCAGATAAGAGAGAATAGCAGTCTCACAAGAGCACAG GTGCAAAATGATTTGGAAGCCCAGCATAAGGCTGTGGAGTTTGCTCTCCGTAAGCGAACCCATCACCAGGAACAAGCCAACCAGGAACTGCAGTGGCAGCTGAAAACT ACTCAGGATGAGATTGTCGAGCTGGAGAAAGACATTAATGGCCTGGAGGATGATATGAAGGCCAAGACGGCTCCTTTACAGCTGGTGCACACCCGTCTGGAGAACAGGACCAAGAGGCCTGGTATGGACCTGTGCAGAGATGAG GTACAGTTTGGGTTGGTGGATGAAGCCAAACAACTGGAAGCTACAATTCTGGCCCTGAAACAGAAACTAGCACAGGCCCG ACACTCTCTACTGTCTCTAAAGCAGCATGAAGCTCAAATGATGGAGAATCTGTCTCGCAAGCAGGACGCCCTGTCATTGGAGCAGCGCAGCAGTCAGACACGACAGCGCCTCAATGTGGTTGCCCAAAGTGAAAGACTGTCTTCAGCTGTGGTGCCTTTAACCAACTCTAGTGGCAGACACAAGCTGGATCTGGCTTGA
- the olah gene encoding S-acyl fatty acid synthase thioesterase, medium chain, whose product MDKVINCFGKCPDAVVRLICFPWAGGGSIHYARWAKSLNSSIEVYSVRLPGREGRIKEQFFTNMQEILDEVIGALLPQLKEKPFALFGHSFGAMTCFAFAEHVKKVFDLEPIHIFLSGASAPYSKARLQAPKRSDLSDQDFLAWVNSIGGTPPEILANAELVKLFLPALKADLCVAENFRCSSPSTPFLSCPVTCFDGQEDMPHDLQAWKLMTNGEFTVQMLPGSHFYLKEKANEKIILDHITKHLETAEMDYM is encoded by the exons ATGGACAAAGTCATAAACTGTTTCGGCAAGTGTCCAGATGCTGTTGTCCGTCTTATCTGTTTCCCCTGGGCCGGTGGAGGGTCTATCCACTATGCCCGCTGGGCCAAATCTCTCAACAGCTCTATTGAAG tgtattcaGTTAGACTGCCTGGCAGAGAAGGGAGAATCAAGGAACAATTTTTTACGAATATGCAAGAAATCCTTGATGAGGTGATTGGTGCGCTACTTCCACAACTCAAAGAGAAGCCATTTGCCCTCTTTGGACATAG TTTTGGAGCTATGACTTGCTTTGCCTTTGCCGAGCATGTGAAGAAGGTCTTCGATCTTGAGCCGATCCATATATTTCTCTCTGGAGCCTCTGCACCATAT TCTAAGGCAAGATTGCAGGCACCAAAAAGAAGTGACCTTTCAGATCAAGACTTCCTTGCATGGGTAAATTCCATTGGAGGAACACCGCCAGAGATACTGGCCAATGCCGAGCTTGTAAAACTCTTCTTGCCTGCGTTGAAGGCGGACCTCTGTGTGGCTGAAAACTTTAG GTGTAGCAGCCCATCAACACCCTTTTTATCATGTCCAGTCACATGCTTTGATGGACAGGAGGACATGCCCCATGACTTACAAG CGTGGAAGCTCATGACAAATGGTGAATTTACAGTGCAGATGCTCCCTGGATCTCACTTTTACCTGAAAGAAAAagcaaatgaaaaaataatactggACCACATTACTAAACATCTTGAGACAGCAGAGATGGACTATATGTAG